One window of the Archangium primigenium genome contains the following:
- a CDS encoding TlpA disulfide reductase family protein, whose product MSTLDVPLTLLDPEGGWINAPVHVHDLHGRPVLLHFWNERDVGSRARLPQFKALIEEFQPRGLQVISVHVPLPGEALERAMDTNRLETLTKRLGFHHPVATDDGSMALAYGVDGSPSYLVYDARLVMRLRVTGEESVEAVLRPLLEQLTHAESLSQDAHAP is encoded by the coding sequence ATGTCCACGCTCGACGTTCCGTTGACCTTGTTGGATCCCGAGGGCGGTTGGATCAACGCCCCGGTGCACGTGCATGACCTGCATGGCCGACCCGTGCTCCTGCACTTCTGGAACGAGCGGGACGTGGGCAGCCGGGCCCGACTGCCCCAGTTCAAGGCCTTGATCGAGGAATTCCAGCCCCGGGGCCTGCAGGTCATCAGCGTGCACGTGCCCCTGCCTGGCGAGGCGCTGGAGCGCGCCATGGACACCAACCGCCTGGAGACGCTGACGAAGCGGCTGGGCTTCCACCACCCGGTGGCGACGGACGACGGCTCCATGGCCCTGGCCTACGGGGTGGATGGCTCCCCGAGCTACCTCGTCTACGACGCGCGACTCGTCATGCGGCTGCGCGTGACGGGCGAGGAGTCGGTGGAGGCGGTGCTGCGGCCGCTGCTGGAGCAGCTCACCCACGCGGAGTCTCTTTCCCAGGACGCCCACGCGCCCTGA
- a CDS encoding GFA family protein — translation MTTTSATSSRAPGVQTYAGSCQCGAVRFEVGLDLSTGTIRCNCISCTKTGWWSMVVKPEAFRLVSGQESLRDFSRSEASHARFCGVCGIRVFSHGNVPELGGAYSSVNLNCLDGVDFAGVPVNYLDGRHDTWAPLAHAPYTSPFAPAAHARA, via the coding sequence ATGACGACCACTTCCGCCACTTCTTCCCGCGCCCCGGGTGTCCAGACGTATGCCGGCAGCTGCCAGTGTGGCGCCGTGCGCTTCGAGGTCGGCCTCGACCTGAGCACCGGCACCATCCGGTGCAATTGCATCAGCTGCACCAAGACGGGCTGGTGGAGCATGGTCGTCAAGCCCGAGGCCTTCCGCCTCGTGTCCGGCCAGGAGTCCCTGCGCGACTTCTCGCGCTCGGAGGCCTCCCATGCCCGCTTCTGTGGGGTGTGCGGCATCCGCGTCTTCAGCCACGGGAACGTCCCCGAGCTGGGCGGCGCCTACTCCTCGGTGAACCTCAACTGCCTGGACGGGGTGGACTTCGCGGGCGTGCCGGTGAACTACCTCGATGGGCGCCACGACACCTGGGCCCCCCTGGCCCACGCGCCGTACACGAGCCCCTTCGCTCCCGCGGCCCACGCCCGCGCCTAG
- a CDS encoding alpha/beta hydrolase-fold protein produces MRFAPLSILLLALLPPWEALSAEPVEQGQPLFLGTRFTLHSDTLGEDRSFLVHLPPGYEASSERHVVLYLLDGDEHFHHVTGLVDFLARGGFIPPLIVVGISNTERARDLTPPVVGDARLPNAPTIRVAQALPSAGGAERFLRFLDEELRPRIEARYRTLPYRILVGHSYGGLFGLSTWVTRPQAFQALILSSPSLWWNHGQWARDAAQALGRLPPPERFLYMSMGNEGPAMLAPIQGLARTLSRTRPPGLRWHYAFLKKEHHVSTPHRTLAEGLESLFEGWIVPEYPATPGTLAKVEANYARLSQRLGLELHPAEDMLNGVGYQLLEQGHTRAALAALRRNAEWYAHSGNAWDSLGEALEAAGQWAEARDSYTRALALEPARPAFQRHLERVTARLRPPEP; encoded by the coding sequence ATGCGCTTCGCTCCGCTCTCGATCCTTCTGCTCGCCCTGCTGCCGCCGTGGGAGGCCTTGTCCGCGGAGCCCGTCGAGCAGGGACAGCCCCTCTTCCTCGGGACCCGCTTCACCCTGCACTCGGACACGCTCGGCGAGGACCGGTCCTTCCTCGTCCATCTGCCGCCCGGTTACGAGGCCTCGTCGGAGCGTCATGTCGTCCTGTACCTGTTGGATGGCGATGAGCACTTCCACCACGTCACGGGGCTCGTGGACTTCCTGGCGCGGGGCGGGTTCATCCCCCCGTTGATCGTCGTGGGCATCTCGAACACGGAGCGGGCGAGGGATCTCACCCCGCCCGTGGTGGGAGATGCCCGGCTGCCCAACGCCCCCACGATCCGGGTCGCCCAGGCCCTGCCCTCGGCGGGCGGCGCGGAGCGGTTCCTGCGCTTCCTGGACGAGGAACTGCGACCCCGCATCGAAGCGCGCTACCGCACGCTGCCGTATCGGATCCTCGTGGGCCACTCGTACGGCGGGCTGTTCGGCCTGTCGACCTGGGTGACTCGGCCCCAGGCCTTCCAGGCCCTCATCCTCAGCAGCCCGAGCCTGTGGTGGAACCATGGCCAGTGGGCGCGAGACGCGGCCCAGGCTCTCGGACGACTGCCTCCACCCGAGCGCTTCCTCTACATGAGCATGGGCAACGAAGGGCCCGCCATGCTCGCGCCCATCCAGGGGCTCGCGCGCACCCTCTCGCGCACGCGCCCCCCGGGGCTGCGGTGGCACTACGCCTTCCTGAAGAAGGAGCACCACGTCAGCACGCCCCACCGCACCCTCGCCGAGGGCCTGGAGTCGCTCTTCGAGGGATGGATCGTGCCCGAGTACCCGGCGACGCCCGGGACACTGGCGAAGGTCGAGGCGAACTACGCGCGCCTGTCCCAACGGCTCGGCCTGGAGCTGCACCCCGCCGAGGACATGCTCAACGGCGTGGGCTACCAGTTGCTGGAGCAGGGCCACACGCGCGCCGCGCTCGCCGCCTTGCGCCGCAATGCCGAGTGGTATGCCCACTCCGGCAATGCCTGGGACAGCCTGGGCGAAGCCCTGGAGGCCGCGGGCCAATGGGCCGAGGCGCGTGACAGCTACACGCGCGCCCTCGCGCTCGAGCCCGCGCGTCCCGCCTTCCAGCGGCACCTGGAGCGCGTCACCGCCCGGCTGCGTCCCCCCGAGCCGTGA
- a CDS encoding SDR family NAD(P)-dependent oxidoreductase, with translation MTTSKKIAVVTGASRGIGLALVRGFVKEGYEVWALARAADALEKLAAESNGAVRPLPLDVADEAAVLAAAQKIREAGTPRVLVNNAGITVSAPLNKTSMEDFHKVMAVNVAAPFLLCRELIPAMAAAGGGRVINIGSMAATRGVKYTSVYCASKHALLGLTRSLAAEWARKNVTVNIVNPGWVETDMLSNAKAAISKSTGRSEQEAHAALANMNAMGRVIQPDEVAALCLFLASDAAATITGSAYNIDGGEAG, from the coding sequence ATGACGACATCCAAGAAAATCGCGGTGGTGACGGGGGCGAGCCGGGGCATCGGCCTGGCGCTGGTGCGCGGCTTCGTGAAGGAGGGCTACGAGGTGTGGGCCCTGGCGCGGGCGGCGGATGCGCTGGAGAAGCTCGCGGCCGAGTCGAATGGCGCGGTGCGCCCCCTGCCGCTCGACGTGGCGGACGAGGCGGCGGTGCTCGCGGCGGCGCAGAAGATCCGCGAGGCGGGGACACCCCGCGTGCTGGTGAACAACGCGGGCATCACCGTGTCGGCGCCCCTGAACAAGACGAGCATGGAGGACTTCCACAAGGTGATGGCGGTGAACGTGGCGGCGCCCTTCCTGCTGTGCCGCGAGCTGATTCCGGCGATGGCGGCGGCGGGCGGCGGGCGGGTCATCAACATCGGCAGCATGGCCGCGACGCGCGGGGTGAAGTACACGTCCGTCTACTGCGCGTCCAAACACGCGCTCCTGGGGCTCACGCGCTCGCTGGCCGCGGAGTGGGCGCGCAAGAACGTGACGGTGAACATCGTCAATCCGGGCTGGGTGGAGACGGACATGCTCAGCAACGCCAAGGCGGCCATCAGCAAGAGCACGGGCCGCTCGGAGCAGGAGGCCCACGCGGCGCTGGCGAACATGAACGCCATGGGCCGGGTCATCCAGCCCGACGAGGTGGCGGCGCTCTGCCTCTTCCTGGCCTCGGACGCGGCGGCCACCATCACCGGCTCGGCGTACAACATCGACGGCGGCGAGGCGGGCTGA
- a CDS encoding helix-turn-helix transcriptional regulator, whose product MVQTSARLLKVLSLLQSRRFWGGGELADQLGVTERSVRRDVERLRTLGYPVHAAGGVGGGYQLGAGKELPPLPLEDDEAVAIAVGLRAAATGPVQGVEEAAVRALGKLEQVLPKRLRRQVNALQKVSVRLGDSGPVVNAEALAVIAGCCRDEVQLRFDYGNRDGVASQRSVEPYRLVHTRSRWYLLAYDLERDAWRTFRVDRIGPAPRPGRAFRPRPLPSEDVAAYVSQAVSTEVYRIHARVTFLAPARVVSEQLSAVAVRIEEEGEGWCRVSTGGDSLEMLTYFLSATGFDFEVHEPPELREHLRRLSERLARAAGAAPASSSSRSCDNPHR is encoded by the coding sequence ATGGTCCAGACTTCCGCCCGGCTGCTCAAGGTGCTGTCCCTGCTGCAATCCCGGCGCTTCTGGGGCGGGGGGGAATTGGCGGACCAGCTCGGGGTCACCGAGCGCAGCGTCCGCCGGGACGTGGAGCGGTTGCGGACGCTGGGCTACCCGGTGCACGCGGCGGGGGGCGTGGGCGGCGGCTATCAGCTCGGCGCGGGCAAGGAGCTGCCCCCGCTGCCGCTCGAGGACGACGAGGCCGTGGCCATCGCGGTGGGCCTGCGCGCCGCGGCGACCGGTCCAGTGCAGGGCGTGGAGGAGGCGGCGGTGCGGGCCCTCGGCAAGCTCGAACAGGTGCTGCCCAAGCGGCTGCGCCGGCAGGTGAACGCGCTACAGAAGGTGAGCGTGCGGCTCGGGGACTCGGGGCCCGTCGTGAACGCCGAGGCGCTGGCGGTGATCGCGGGCTGCTGCCGCGACGAGGTCCAGCTGCGCTTCGACTACGGCAACCGGGACGGCGTGGCGAGCCAGCGGTCGGTGGAGCCCTACCGCCTCGTGCACACGCGCTCGCGCTGGTACCTGTTGGCGTATGACCTGGAGCGGGACGCCTGGCGCACCTTCCGCGTCGACCGCATCGGTCCGGCGCCCCGGCCGGGACGCGCCTTCCGGCCCCGGCCCCTGCCCTCCGAGGACGTGGCGGCCTACGTCTCTCAGGCCGTCTCGACGGAGGTCTACCGCATCCACGCGCGGGTGACGTTCCTGGCCCCGGCGCGTGTGGTCTCCGAGCAGTTGTCCGCCGTCGCCGTGCGCATCGAGGAGGAAGGGGAGGGGTGGTGCCGCGTGAGCACGGGCGGGGACAGCCTCGAGATGCTCACGTACTTCCTGAGCGCCACGGGTTTCGACTTCGAGGTCCACGAGCCGCCCGAGCTCCGCGAGCACCTGCGACGGCTGTCCGAGCGCCTGGCCCGGGCCGCGGGTGCCGCCCCCGCTTCGAGCAGCTCCCGGTCATGCGACAATCCGCATCGATGA
- a CDS encoding lipoxygenase family protein, producing MTVTYKIKIRTGARAGAGTDGDISVVLVGAKGESESHALDKRFYNDFEAGAEDVYDIKSRELGELLALRFSNEAGVTGDWFLDFVVVSLGDRHWRFPHYRWVLRNSTVEVLEGTARLPQHETEPRLAEARRAQLHERQEMYTWRPAGATAGLPGAMEISARRPLPKDELYRGLSQGGSESVIAKTMAGLRTNMPLLGKAWNGLVDTLGLFKGQDKPRVAPRWQDDHEFARQAVQGVSPLHITSITALPEGLPLSDTEVRGLLSPGSTLAEALAARRVFLLDFEILDDIPMFRRVDKEGVEERRWAPPARCLLYLEDSRKLRPLAIQLGRDPATAPVFTPNDPAQDWLAAKLYLRCSEGNTHQLVSHALRTHFVVEPFVVASLRNLSDRHPVYKLMRRHFRYTLAINEGTRKSLLDAGGVFDEFIATGGPDKGHLKLGQKGYGRWTLLDNKPRVDLARRGVLAPSVLPDYPYRDDALPLWDALEAFVSDTLARFYKSSAELLQDTEMQAWWKDLTTHGLPVDKLPCTELTRVADLVDILTTVLFTGSVHHAAVNSLQYEHYAFVPNAPLCMRQPPPTKKGVLQAADFAEMIPTRAQTLWQVAMGRALASFGEDEEFLLSEGGWRETYFHEPEFLAIRERFHTRLRGQLAAVKLLNATREVPYTVLQPDRIPCGITV from the coding sequence ATGACCGTGACCTACAAGATCAAGATCCGCACGGGCGCTCGCGCGGGCGCGGGCACGGACGGCGACATCTCGGTGGTCCTGGTGGGCGCGAAGGGGGAGAGCGAATCGCACGCGCTCGACAAGCGCTTCTACAATGACTTCGAGGCGGGCGCCGAGGACGTCTACGACATCAAATCCCGGGAGCTCGGCGAGCTCCTGGCGCTGCGGTTCTCCAACGAAGCGGGCGTGACGGGGGACTGGTTCCTCGACTTTGTCGTCGTCTCCCTGGGAGACAGACACTGGCGCTTTCCGCACTACCGCTGGGTGCTGCGCAACTCGACGGTCGAGGTGCTCGAGGGCACGGCGCGGCTGCCGCAGCACGAGACCGAGCCCCGGCTGGCCGAGGCCCGGCGCGCGCAGCTCCACGAGCGCCAGGAGATGTACACGTGGCGTCCCGCCGGGGCGACCGCGGGCCTGCCCGGCGCGATGGAGATCAGCGCGCGGCGGCCCCTGCCCAAGGACGAGCTGTACCGGGGCTTGTCCCAGGGCGGCTCCGAGTCGGTCATCGCCAAGACGATGGCCGGTCTGCGCACGAACATGCCCCTGCTGGGCAAGGCGTGGAACGGGTTGGTGGACACGCTCGGGCTCTTCAAGGGCCAGGACAAGCCCCGGGTCGCCCCCCGCTGGCAGGACGATCACGAGTTCGCGCGCCAGGCGGTGCAGGGGGTGAGCCCGCTGCACATCACCTCCATCACCGCCCTGCCCGAGGGCCTGCCGCTCTCGGACACGGAGGTGCGCGGCCTGCTGTCTCCGGGCTCCACCCTGGCCGAGGCCCTCGCGGCCCGGCGCGTCTTCCTGCTCGACTTCGAGATCCTCGACGACATCCCCATGTTCCGTCGGGTCGACAAGGAGGGCGTGGAGGAGCGGCGATGGGCACCCCCGGCGCGCTGCCTGCTGTACCTCGAGGACTCGCGCAAGCTGCGGCCGCTGGCCATCCAGCTCGGACGCGATCCGGCGACCGCCCCCGTCTTCACGCCGAATGATCCGGCGCAGGACTGGCTCGCCGCGAAGCTCTACCTGCGCTGCAGCGAGGGCAATACCCACCAACTGGTGTCCCACGCGCTGCGCACGCACTTCGTCGTGGAGCCCTTCGTCGTGGCCTCCCTGCGCAACCTGTCCGACCGACACCCCGTCTACAAGCTGATGCGGCGCCACTTCCGCTACACGCTCGCCATCAACGAGGGCACGCGCAAGAGCCTGCTCGACGCGGGCGGGGTGTTCGACGAGTTCATCGCCACGGGAGGTCCGGACAAGGGCCACCTCAAGCTGGGCCAGAAGGGCTATGGCCGCTGGACGCTGCTCGACAACAAGCCGCGCGTGGACCTGGCGCGCCGCGGGGTGCTGGCGCCCTCCGTCCTCCCGGACTACCCCTACCGCGACGATGCCCTGCCGCTGTGGGACGCCCTGGAGGCGTTCGTGAGCGACACCCTGGCGCGCTTCTACAAGTCCAGCGCCGAGCTGCTCCAGGACACCGAGATGCAGGCCTGGTGGAAGGACCTCACCACGCACGGCCTGCCCGTGGACAAGCTGCCGTGCACGGAGCTGACGCGGGTGGCGGACCTGGTGGACATCCTCACCACGGTGCTCTTCACGGGCAGCGTGCACCACGCGGCGGTCAACTCCCTGCAGTACGAGCACTATGCCTTCGTGCCCAACGCGCCCTTGTGCATGCGCCAGCCGCCGCCCACGAAGAAGGGCGTGCTCCAGGCGGCGGACTTCGCGGAGATGATTCCCACCCGGGCCCAGACGCTCTGGCAGGTGGCCATGGGCCGCGCGCTGGCGAGCTTCGGCGAGGACGAGGAGTTCCTGCTCAGCGAGGGGGGCTGGCGCGAGACGTACTTCCACGAGCCCGAGTTCCTCGCCATCCGCGAGCGCTTCCACACCCGGCTGCGCGGGCAGCTCGCGGCGGTGAAGCTGCTCAACGCCACGCGCGAGGTGCCCTACACCGTGCTCCAGCCCGACAGGATTCCCTGCGGCATCACCGTCTGA
- a CDS encoding acyl-CoA dehydrogenase family protein — protein MPRADITDLLRLDDLLSDEEKAARDSVARFVDAEILPIIGQHFRDGTFPAHLVPRIAELGVLGANLQGYGCAGMNTVSYGLVLQELERGDSGLRSFASVQGSLCMFPIHAYGSEEQKQRFLPAMARGERIACFGLTEADFGSNPAGMRTRARRDGDTWVLNGSKTWITNASIADVAVVWAKTDDGGPESVRGFLVERGMPGFTTREIPGKFSLRASTTGELFFEDVRVPDANMLPGVKGLRGPLSCLNNARMTIAFAVTGAAIACFEGAREYALSRGQFDKPIAAYQLTQEKLADMLQEIVKAQLLSLRLARLKDEGKLTPVMVSLAKRNNVKAALDIARSARSIYGANGVTDAYPPIRHMLNLESVFTYEGTHEVHTLVLGKAITGHDAFG, from the coding sequence ATGCCCCGCGCGGACATCACCGATCTGCTTCGCCTGGATGACCTGCTCTCCGACGAGGAGAAGGCCGCCCGGGACTCCGTGGCCCGCTTCGTCGACGCCGAGATCCTGCCCATCATCGGGCAGCACTTCCGCGACGGCACCTTCCCCGCGCACCTCGTGCCCCGCATCGCCGAACTCGGGGTGCTCGGCGCCAACCTCCAGGGGTATGGCTGCGCGGGCATGAACACCGTGAGTTATGGCCTCGTGCTCCAGGAACTGGAGCGGGGGGACTCGGGGCTGCGCTCCTTCGCCTCCGTGCAGGGCTCGCTGTGCATGTTCCCCATCCACGCCTACGGCAGCGAGGAGCAGAAGCAGCGCTTCCTGCCCGCCATGGCCCGGGGCGAGCGCATCGCCTGCTTTGGTCTCACCGAGGCGGACTTCGGCTCCAACCCCGCCGGCATGCGCACCCGGGCGCGTCGGGACGGGGACACGTGGGTGCTCAACGGCTCCAAGACGTGGATCACCAACGCGTCCATCGCCGACGTGGCCGTGGTGTGGGCCAAGACGGACGACGGCGGCCCGGAGTCCGTGCGTGGCTTCCTCGTGGAGCGGGGCATGCCGGGCTTCACCACCCGCGAGATTCCGGGGAAGTTCTCCCTGCGCGCCTCCACCACGGGTGAGTTGTTCTTCGAGGACGTGCGGGTGCCCGACGCGAACATGTTGCCCGGGGTGAAGGGGCTGCGCGGCCCGCTGTCCTGTCTGAACAACGCGCGCATGACCATCGCCTTCGCCGTGACGGGCGCCGCCATCGCCTGCTTCGAGGGCGCGCGGGAGTACGCGCTCAGCCGGGGCCAGTTCGACAAGCCCATCGCCGCCTACCAGCTCACCCAGGAGAAGCTGGCGGACATGCTCCAGGAGATCGTCAAGGCGCAGCTGTTGTCCCTGCGCCTGGCGCGGCTCAAGGACGAGGGCAAGCTGACCCCCGTCATGGTGAGCCTGGCCAAGCGCAACAACGTGAAGGCGGCGTTGGACATCGCCCGCTCGGCCCGGAGCATCTACGGCGCCAATGGCGTCACCGACGCCTACCCACCCATCCGCCACATGCTCAACCTGGAGAGCGTCTTCACCTACGAGGGCACCCACGAGGTGCACACCCTGGTGCTCGGCAAGGCCATCACCGGCCACGACGCCTTCGGGTAG